The following coding sequences are from one Planctomycetia bacterium window:
- a CDS encoding ABC transporter ATP-binding protein encodes MSIICTARLSRHYGRRVGIDAVDLEISEGETFGFLGPNGAGKTTTIRILLGFLNPSGGNASIFGLDCWRQSRQIKRDIGYLPGDLRLYSWMTGKSALSIVGKIRGLDLRAEGAALAERFQLEMNVSVRKMSKGTRQKLGLVLARPRLLILEEPRSGFDPLM; translated from the coding sequence GTGAGCATCATCTGCACGGCTCGACTATCCCGGCACTATGGCCGTCGTGTCGGCATTGACGCCGTCGACTTGGAAATAAGTGAAGGTGAAACGTTCGGCTTTCTGGGGCCGAATGGCGCTGGCAAGACGACCACGATTCGGATCCTGCTCGGCTTCCTGAATCCCAGCGGCGGAAACGCCTCGATCTTCGGGCTCGACTGTTGGCGACAGAGTCGACAGATTAAACGGGACATCGGCTACTTGCCCGGCGACCTCCGTCTCTATTCCTGGATGACGGGGAAATCCGCCCTGTCGATTGTCGGGAAGATCCGCGGGCTCGACTTGCGTGCCGAAGGCGCCGCGCTCGCGGAGCGATTTCAATTGGAAATGAATGTCAGCGTACGCAAAATGTCCAAAGGCACGCGCCAGAAACTTGGTCTCGTGCTGGCCCGGCCACGGCTGCTGATTTTGGAAGAACCGAGGTCCGGTTTTGACCCGCTGATGTAG
- a CDS encoding YheU family protein → MRVPHKQLSPSALRAVVEEFVTRDGTDDSAVERRVEEVLHQLDFGKVVVHFDMRTKTCNILPVEDAENAGGEDQGI, encoded by the coding sequence ATGCGCGTCCCCCACAAACAACTGTCACCCTCCGCGCTCCGCGCCGTCGTCGAAGAATTCGTCACGCGCGACGGCACGGACGACTCCGCCGTTGAGCGGCGCGTCGAAGAGGTACTCCATCAGCTCGACTTCGGTAAGGTCGTCGTGCATTTCGACATGAGAACCAAGACTTGCAACATTCTTCCCGTGGAGGATGCGGAGAATGCAGGCGGTGAGGATCAAGGCATATAG
- a CDS encoding LamG-like jellyroll fold domain-containing protein, which yields MNPQNRHPYLLLAQSNWTNGEAMANALEGHLATINSNSENNWVWDTFVPTHQNGPPPYGRRLLWIGLNDAGQEGAYEWADGQGADYTNWQPDQPTGEGEDFVQMGYGDYNDFDPTWNDLADVSFQDPFPMHGVVEVPFSVRRIPVPESSTLDFKPEQLAIAFSGALSTIGGATGAASVTNPENWRLTRNGEDASQHLAQVTLLLNQTSDEYEAVITFDAPLDAGSYQLTALDSIRDVDGVPIDGDSDGHLGGDFSRAFSVFPQYSNVEVFVASGLIPLAEPPFVQWHSGDGGNDHAYEFVADTLDWHDANADATTRERPMGFTNGHLATISSAAENGFFGAALPHSQALIGFTDEAREGEWRWIDDTDGIWQDPNEFAAPIQTAYTAWGHNQPSSDEGSGGEDFAHIHYSQVGDWNDVDDAVFPYLVEYDPLPVLLAPDPISEAEHLSFDVPQLVVSFSEELDTAAGSLNPHSPTNLANWTLSRNGVDVSSRIAAIDWLFNPDRNRYEAVLSLDAPLGAGAYLLTARDGIHDLAGNALDGDYDGEPGGDFTRTFYIGNASPSADAGGPYAIAEGESLQLDASGSTDPDEGQALIYSWDLNGDGDYSDASGVGPLLSWAELTALGIADVGTYALRLRVTDDAGAASDADTTVTITNAAPSNLQLDPLEAYLEGSEVVLTGRFDDPGQGDSHTVSIDWGDGQTTALPVALGARNFSVAHSYLDNNPAGYFTAQVTVSDDDGGETTASQDIFISNADPTIVDLIATPNAVDEGSTVTVTGRIADPSFDVLNGLTARYDFNGDVADLSGFGNDGTVFGPVPTADRFGIPDGAFLFDGEDDYIQLPESSAFDSTDYSVSLWFRAESTPAQAGMLISKGQNNVEIHTAGHTGATSMTFLPRYGGGQDWHTETDAYALHEWTHVVAVYRSATEVRFYVNGAEVPLFGPTVAENAPDNPLHARLGMRTDNTLAFHGAIDDVRIYSRALSTSEAAGLFTLVPSVDTHSVVIDWGHGTTSDAVVDAVAHTFTATHMYLDDDPSGTPADVYTISATVNDDDGGSGAAATDVTVANVAPTVAITAIPIVINVGQPFTLQALADDPGKLDTIAFHWQVTRNGQSVAVGAGESFTFTPLESTAYLFTLTGVDDDGGIGTAQSVLEAGPCALPGDTNGDCSVGVVDLNNVRNHFGETGLGVVDLSFNAPAPGTLLDKDSVGTGFTHRLPGTGDNLPVTDPNMDLEPGINGRLLLKSTQSNANGGLNLAVLEAPGVFQEGIAQDDLNLTATFRNVQVPNSGDNLTLYAGTAWDNAVRVGFHDSNVYHLAINRGGVDEILYSTAINAFAPGDDVTLTLSRRAGKWSVSWQNQAHPVASGESPSFELPWLNVESNLYLGVQHASPTTAVQQTATIDSFTLDILRPIPGDSNGDFIVDLNDLNAVRNNFGTSFPSPQAGFSVAGPPRVTAVEANRVQVQRDATDAVFARMATDAMQSGWMDAGLERLAFPAQRRGKLRR from the coding sequence GTGAACCCACAAAACCGTCATCCGTATCTGCTGCTCGCGCAAAGCAATTGGACGAATGGTGAGGCGATGGCAAACGCCCTCGAAGGGCATTTGGCCACGATCAATAGCAATTCCGAGAACAACTGGGTGTGGGATACATTCGTCCCAACGCATCAAAATGGTCCACCCCCGTATGGTCGTCGGCTATTGTGGATTGGGCTCAACGATGCTGGGCAGGAGGGTGCCTACGAGTGGGCGGATGGGCAGGGGGCGGACTACACCAATTGGCAGCCAGATCAGCCGACCGGCGAAGGCGAAGATTTTGTTCAGATGGGCTATGGCGATTACAATGACTTCGACCCGACCTGGAATGATCTTGCCGATGTTTCATTTCAAGATCCGTTCCCGATGCATGGCGTGGTCGAGGTGCCATTCTCAGTCCGCCGGATTCCTGTACCGGAGTCCAGCACATTGGACTTCAAGCCGGAGCAATTGGCAATTGCGTTCAGTGGCGCTTTGTCCACGATCGGTGGGGCGACAGGTGCGGCAAGCGTCACCAATCCGGAGAACTGGCGGTTGACCCGCAATGGCGAGGACGCGTCACAACACCTAGCTCAAGTCACGCTGCTGCTCAATCAAACCTCAGATGAGTACGAAGCCGTCATCACTTTTGATGCGCCCCTGGATGCCGGCAGCTATCAGCTCACGGCTCTGGATTCAATTCGCGACGTCGATGGAGTTCCGATCGACGGCGATTCCGATGGACATCTGGGGGGCGACTTCTCGCGCGCGTTTTCTGTGTTTCCACAGTATTCGAACGTCGAGGTATTCGTCGCCTCCGGACTGATTCCACTTGCTGAACCACCATTCGTGCAATGGCACAGTGGCGACGGCGGAAACGACCATGCGTATGAGTTTGTCGCGGACACGTTAGACTGGCACGATGCCAATGCAGATGCGACGACGCGCGAACGACCGATGGGATTCACGAACGGGCATTTGGCAACGATTTCCAGTGCTGCCGAGAACGGTTTTTTTGGGGCAGCACTGCCACACTCACAGGCGTTGATTGGCTTTACGGACGAAGCTCGTGAGGGTGAATGGCGGTGGATCGATGATACGGATGGGATTTGGCAGGATCCGAATGAATTCGCGGCGCCAATTCAGACGGCCTACACGGCTTGGGGGCATAACCAGCCAAGCAGCGACGAAGGCAGTGGGGGAGAGGATTTTGCACACATTCACTACAGCCAGGTAGGCGATTGGAACGACGTCGACGATGCAGTTTTTCCGTACTTGGTCGAGTATGATCCGTTGCCTGTTTTGTTGGCGCCTGATCCGATCAGCGAAGCCGAACATCTATCGTTCGACGTCCCTCAGTTGGTCGTATCGTTCAGTGAGGAACTTGATACGGCGGCCGGAAGCCTCAACCCACATAGTCCCACTAATCTGGCAAACTGGACGTTGTCGAGAAACGGCGTCGACGTCAGCAGTCGCATTGCGGCGATCGACTGGCTCTTCAACCCCGACAGGAATCGCTACGAGGCGGTGCTGTCACTCGACGCGCCCCTCGGCGCCGGTGCCTACTTGCTCACCGCCCGGGACGGAATCCACGATTTGGCCGGCAACGCACTCGACGGTGACTACGACGGCGAGCCAGGTGGCGACTTCACGCGCACATTCTACATTGGCAATGCATCACCGAGTGCCGACGCCGGGGGCCCCTACGCAATCGCCGAGGGTGAATCACTTCAGCTTGATGCGAGCGGAAGCACCGACCCTGACGAGGGCCAGGCGCTGATTTACTCCTGGGACTTGAACGGCGACGGTGACTACAGCGACGCCAGCGGAGTCGGCCCATTGTTATCGTGGGCCGAGTTGACTGCATTGGGCATTGCGGACGTCGGCACATATGCCCTTCGACTGCGCGTAACGGATGACGCGGGGGCAGCGAGCGACGCCGACACGACGGTGACGATCACGAACGCGGCCCCGTCAAACCTGCAACTTGACCCGCTGGAGGCCTATCTCGAAGGCAGTGAGGTGGTGCTCACGGGACGATTCGACGATCCCGGACAGGGGGACTCGCACACCGTTTCGATCGATTGGGGAGATGGCCAGACGACTGCCTTGCCGGTGGCGCTCGGAGCCCGCAATTTCTCGGTCGCGCACTCCTACCTGGACAATAACCCGGCCGGCTATTTTACCGCCCAGGTGACTGTCAGCGACGACGACGGCGGCGAGACGACCGCCAGCCAAGACATCTTCATCAGTAACGCCGACCCGACGATCGTCGACTTGATCGCCACTCCCAACGCTGTGGATGAAGGCAGCACGGTGACCGTGACCGGGCGGATTGCTGACCCAAGCTTCGACGTGCTGAATGGCCTCACGGCGCGCTACGACTTCAACGGCGACGTAGCCGACTTGAGCGGTTTTGGCAATGACGGGACGGTTTTCGGTCCGGTTCCAACCGCCGATCGCTTTGGGATTCCGGACGGCGCCTTTTTATTCGACGGCGAGGATGACTACATTCAGCTACCGGAAAGCAGCGCCTTCGACTCCACTGACTATTCCGTCAGCCTTTGGTTCCGCGCGGAATCGACGCCCGCGCAGGCGGGAATGCTGATCTCTAAAGGCCAGAACAACGTCGAGATTCACACCGCGGGCCACACCGGCGCAACCTCGATGACGTTCTTGCCGCGGTATGGTGGCGGCCAGGATTGGCACACCGAAACAGATGCGTACGCGCTTCACGAGTGGACGCATGTGGTGGCAGTGTATCGTTCCGCAACGGAAGTCCGCTTTTATGTGAATGGGGCTGAAGTGCCGTTGTTCGGGCCGACTGTTGCGGAAAATGCTCCTGACAATCCCCTCCACGCCCGCTTGGGAATGCGCACGGACAACACGCTCGCGTTCCACGGCGCGATCGACGACGTGCGGATTTACAGTCGAGCGCTGAGCACGTCTGAAGCGGCGGGGTTGTTTACTTTGGTCCCATCAGTGGACACCCATAGCGTTGTGATCGACTGGGGGCACGGCACGACCTCGGATGCGGTCGTTGATGCCGTTGCACACACCTTCACCGCGACGCACATGTACCTCGACGACGACCCCAGTGGGACGCCGGCGGATGTGTATACAATCTCCGCAACCGTGAACGATGATGATGGCGGCAGCGGCGCGGCCGCGACCGACGTGACCGTGGCCAATGTCGCGCCGACTGTGGCGATCACGGCGATTCCGATCGTCATTAACGTCGGTCAGCCGTTCACGCTGCAAGCGCTGGCCGACGACCCCGGCAAGCTGGATACGATTGCCTTCCACTGGCAGGTCACGCGAAACGGACAGTCAGTCGCCGTGGGGGCAGGCGAGTCGTTCACGTTCACGCCGTTGGAGTCGACGGCCTATCTTTTCACGCTCACCGGTGTCGATGATGACGGTGGAATCGGTACAGCGCAAAGTGTTCTCGAAGCCGGACCTTGCGCGCTGCCAGGCGATACGAACGGCGACTGCTCCGTCGGCGTGGTCGATCTGAACAACGTCCGAAATCACTTCGGCGAAACGGGGCTGGGGGTTGTGGATCTGTCGTTCAACGCCCCAGCGCCGGGCACGCTCCTGGATAAGGATAGCGTGGGGACTGGCTTCACGCACCGCTTGCCGGGTACCGGAGACAACCTGCCGGTGACCGATCCAAACATGGACCTGGAGCCAGGGATCAACGGAAGATTGCTGCTCAAAAGTACGCAATCAAACGCTAACGGGGGGCTGAACCTGGCAGTATTGGAAGCGCCAGGCGTGTTCCAAGAAGGGATTGCGCAAGACGACTTGAATCTGACGGCGACCTTCCGGAACGTACAAGTGCCGAACAGCGGTGACAACCTGACGCTGTATGCCGGCACGGCGTGGGATAACGCCGTGCGCGTCGGCTTTCATGATTCGAACGTCTACCACCTCGCCATCAATCGCGGCGGCGTCGACGAGATTCTCTATTCAACGGCGATTAACGCCTTCGCGCCTGGTGATGATGTTACTCTCACCTTGTCGCGTCGCGCAGGGAAGTGGTCTGTGTCATGGCAGAATCAGGCGCACCCGGTCGCGAGTGGCGAGTCGCCATCATTCGAATTGCCGTGGTTGAACGTCGAATCGAACCTGTACTTGGGGGTCCAGCATGCCAGCCCGACCACCGCGGTTCAGCAAACCGCCACAATCGACAGCTTCACGCTCGACATTTTGCGGCCAATTCCTGGGGATTCCAACGGCGACTTCATCGTCGACTTGAACGACCTGAATGCGGTGCGGAACAACTTTGGGACGAGCTTCCCGTCGCCGCAGGCCGGCTTTAGCGTCGCGGGTCCGCCAAGAGTGACCGCGGTTGAAGCCAACAGGGTTCAAGTTCAGCGCGACGCGACCGACGCGGTTTTTGCCCGTATGGCGACGGACGCGATGCAATCGGGCTGGATGGACGCTGGCTTGGAGCGGTTAGCTTTCCCGGCCCAGCGACGAGGGAAGTTGCGTCGGTAG
- the cas3u gene encoding type I-U CRISPR-associated helicase/endonuclease Cas3: protein MTCNRLPSVEFDEAFRRLTGNAPFPWQCSLYNEWFLHGKIPSGCDIPTGLGKTSVIAVWLIALANGANLPRRLVYIVNRRTVVDQTTTEVEKLRAKIVESELDVGLRALCGVPLPDKEPPLAISTLRGQFADNREWSADPSRPAVICGTVDMIGSRLLFSGYGVGFKGRPLHAGFLGQDVLYAHDEAHLEPAFQHLLTAIKKEQGRCRDCSPFHVMELSATSRGEDSSVQEAIFRLTDEERSPPKLLPDDPTEPIHCAWHRLRATKSLALHRIEDEKKELADKIAQLAIEHTVSGSAVLIFVRTLDDVKKVYEKLTAKGSGIDANHVQTLTGTMRGWERDRMADPRRSDASPVFARFLKPPRKDAPEEEQWRIEPIGSAVYLICTSAGEVGVNLSADHMACDLSTFESMTQRFGRVNRFGNRKDTRIDVVYPATFDDKHPLTPARRATKELLERLNCDASPLTLSNLDAKQRQGAFAPKPMILPATETLFDAWALTSIRGKMPGRPEVADYLHGIAEWEPPRTRVAWREEVNLVVGDRLERYEPIDLLDEYALLPRELLSDASERVLRELDAMRDRLLGAVYPVWLVNDSGEVEVLTLEKLLSVDKKQATARIKDRTLLLPPSAGGLSSSGILDGASPHAYDVADKSNGDDDDRIRVLSDDAGYDTKTKGMRRVLSVELDLGGEGDEPRAWDWFKRRPLEGGRTAQRPVRWDVHVKDVVDHCDFILGRLKLPTDIKQAIHIAARLHDHGKRREQFQFGLGNRNYPERVLAKSGGAAVRFPETYRHEFGSIIDAAEEAEFQALTTELQDLVLHLIAAHHGRARPHFPLDEAYDPDHRPIISDAVATEVPRRFARLQRRYGRWGLAYLESLLRAADWAASAEPSEFESQSERQMQEVAP from the coding sequence ATGACATGCAATAGGTTGCCGAGCGTAGAATTCGACGAGGCATTTCGGCGGTTGACAGGGAATGCTCCGTTTCCCTGGCAATGTTCACTCTATAACGAGTGGTTTTTGCATGGCAAGATTCCGTCTGGCTGCGATATCCCCACCGGATTGGGCAAGACGAGCGTGATCGCTGTGTGGCTGATTGCATTGGCCAACGGGGCAAATCTGCCGCGGCGCCTGGTGTATATTGTGAATCGCCGTACCGTGGTTGATCAAACGACGACCGAGGTGGAGAAGCTTCGCGCCAAGATCGTTGAAAGTGAGCTCGACGTCGGACTCAGAGCGCTATGCGGGGTTCCGTTACCTGATAAGGAGCCACCGCTGGCCATCAGCACTCTGCGCGGCCAATTCGCCGACAATCGCGAATGGTCCGCTGACCCCTCGCGTCCAGCGGTGATTTGCGGCACGGTGGACATGATCGGTTCACGGTTGCTGTTCAGCGGTTACGGCGTGGGCTTCAAGGGGAGGCCGCTGCATGCGGGCTTTCTCGGCCAGGATGTGCTGTACGCACATGACGAGGCGCATCTGGAGCCGGCGTTTCAGCACTTGTTGACTGCCATCAAGAAAGAACAAGGTCGCTGTAGGGATTGCTCGCCGTTCCACGTCATGGAACTCTCGGCGACCTCGCGCGGAGAGGACTCGAGCGTGCAGGAAGCGATCTTTCGGCTAACCGACGAAGAACGGAGTCCGCCGAAGCTGTTACCCGATGATCCCACAGAGCCGATCCATTGCGCCTGGCACCGCTTAAGGGCGACCAAGTCGCTGGCGTTGCATCGAATCGAGGACGAAAAGAAGGAGCTGGCGGACAAAATCGCGCAGTTGGCGATTGAGCACACGGTATCCGGGTCCGCTGTATTGATCTTCGTGCGAACGCTCGATGACGTGAAAAAGGTTTACGAAAAGCTGACCGCAAAGGGCTCCGGCATCGACGCGAATCATGTCCAGACGCTGACCGGAACAATGCGCGGTTGGGAGCGCGATCGCATGGCGGACCCGCGCCGAAGCGATGCGTCTCCCGTGTTCGCCCGGTTCCTTAAGCCGCCAAGAAAAGACGCTCCGGAGGAAGAGCAATGGCGGATCGAACCGATCGGTAGCGCGGTGTACCTGATTTGCACGAGCGCGGGCGAAGTGGGGGTCAATCTCTCGGCCGACCACATGGCCTGCGACCTGTCCACCTTCGAGAGCATGACTCAACGGTTCGGGCGCGTAAACCGGTTCGGCAATCGCAAAGATACGCGCATTGACGTGGTTTATCCGGCCACCTTCGACGACAAGCATCCGCTCACGCCAGCTCGCCGGGCCACGAAGGAACTTCTGGAACGCCTGAACTGCGACGCTAGCCCACTGACTTTGAGCAACCTCGACGCCAAGCAACGCCAAGGCGCCTTTGCGCCGAAACCTATGATCCTGCCCGCCACCGAAACCCTTTTTGACGCCTGGGCGCTGACCAGTATCCGGGGCAAGATGCCCGGGCGCCCGGAGGTGGCGGATTATTTACATGGGATCGCGGAGTGGGAACCGCCGCGAACCCGAGTCGCGTGGCGGGAGGAGGTTAATCTCGTCGTCGGTGATCGGCTCGAACGCTATGAGCCCATAGACTTGTTGGACGAGTACGCCCTTCTCCCCCGCGAGTTGCTCAGCGATGCTAGTGAGCGAGTGCTGAGGGAACTCGATGCGATGCGCGACCGCTTGTTGGGGGCTGTGTATCCGGTGTGGCTGGTCAACGATAGTGGCGAAGTCGAGGTGCTGACGCTCGAAAAGCTGCTTTCGGTGGACAAGAAGCAAGCGACCGCTCGCATCAAGGACCGTACGTTGTTGCTACCTCCTTCCGCTGGAGGATTGTCTTCCAGCGGTATTCTGGATGGCGCATCACCACACGCTTACGACGTGGCTGACAAGTCCAATGGGGACGATGACGACCGCATTCGCGTGTTGTCCGATGACGCGGGCTACGACACGAAGACCAAAGGGATGCGCCGCGTGCTAAGCGTCGAACTGGACCTCGGCGGGGAGGGCGACGAGCCCCGCGCATGGGACTGGTTCAAACGCAGGCCGCTGGAAGGCGGGCGCACCGCTCAGCGGCCGGTGCGATGGGACGTGCATGTGAAGGACGTAGTGGACCATTGCGATTTTATCTTGGGGCGGCTCAAACTGCCAACGGACATCAAGCAGGCCATCCATATTGCGGCTAGGCTACATGATCACGGCAAGCGGCGCGAGCAGTTTCAGTTCGGGCTGGGCAATCGCAATTATCCGGAACGAGTGCTGGCTAAGTCGGGGGGCGCCGCAGTGCGATTTCCGGAGACGTATCGTCACGAGTTCGGCTCCATCATTGACGCAGCCGAGGAGGCCGAATTTCAAGCCCTCACCACGGAATTGCAGGACCTCGTGCTGCACTTGATCGCCGCGCATCACGGTCGAGCCCGGCCGCACTTCCCTCTGGACGAGGCGTACGACCCGGACCACCGCCCGATCATCAGTGACGCCGTGGCCACCGAGGTTCCCCGTCGATTCGCGCGGCTGCAGCGCCGCTATGGCCGCTGGGGCCTCGCGTATTTGGAATCACTGCTCCGCGCCGCCGACTGGGCCGCCAGCGCCGAACCATCGGAGTTCGAGTCACAATCCGAGCGGCAAATGCAGGAGGTAGCGCCATGA